The Burkholderia mallei ATCC 23344 genome has a window encoding:
- a CDS encoding OpgC domain-containing protein translates to MSVDAMASPAPAGRSIEVDFFRGLVLLTIVVDHIGASVLSRVTLHAFALCDAAEVFVFLGGFATASAFLSVSARHGAGAARRRFMRRAAQIYRAFLATSTLMLVVSAVLDHYGIDAPNMALDDISVLLASPLTVLVELLTFKRQPYLASVLPMYVLFALATPAIVPLARAKPWWLVFGSVLMWGCAPWLAAQLLDTESFRWSFNPFAWQLMFVFGVLMRCWPLHRDAATRAGGTAITAVALAVVLACAYYKLGSGLPLPEGEFKRHLAWPRVMNFAAFAWLMAELVRYGWIARLARAARPVVAVGQRGMLCFVAGAAISLTLDSVLHGMHGGARMMQLGAGLAADACALALMLSIARSDLLLQRLRRASAAAAAT, encoded by the coding sequence ATGAGCGTCGATGCGATGGCGTCGCCGGCGCCCGCGGGGCGCTCGATCGAGGTCGATTTCTTCCGCGGCCTCGTGCTGCTGACGATCGTCGTCGATCACATCGGCGCGAGCGTGCTGTCGCGCGTGACGCTGCACGCGTTCGCGCTGTGCGACGCGGCGGAGGTGTTCGTGTTCCTCGGCGGCTTCGCGACGGCGAGCGCGTTTCTCTCCGTCAGCGCGCGCCACGGCGCGGGCGCCGCGCGGCGGCGCTTCATGCGCCGCGCCGCGCAGATCTACCGCGCGTTTCTCGCGACGTCCACGCTGATGCTCGTCGTGTCGGCCGTGCTCGATCACTACGGCATCGATGCGCCGAACATGGCGCTCGACGACATCAGCGTGCTGCTCGCGTCGCCGCTCACCGTGCTCGTCGAGCTGCTGACGTTCAAGCGGCAGCCGTATCTCGCTTCGGTGCTGCCGATGTACGTGCTGTTCGCGCTCGCGACGCCCGCGATCGTGCCGCTCGCGCGCGCGAAGCCGTGGTGGCTGGTGTTCGGCAGCGTGCTGATGTGGGGCTGCGCGCCGTGGCTCGCGGCGCAGCTCCTCGACACCGAATCGTTTCGCTGGAGCTTCAATCCGTTCGCATGGCAACTGATGTTCGTCTTCGGCGTGCTGATGCGCTGCTGGCCGCTGCATCGCGACGCCGCGACGCGGGCGGGGGGCACCGCGATTACCGCCGTCGCGCTCGCGGTCGTGCTCGCATGCGCGTACTACAAGCTGGGTTCCGGATTGCCGCTGCCGGAGGGCGAGTTCAAGCGCCATCTCGCATGGCCGCGCGTGATGAACTTCGCCGCGTTCGCGTGGCTGATGGCCGAGCTCGTCCGGTACGGCTGGATCGCGCGGCTCGCGCGGGCGGCGCGGCCCGTCGTCGCGGTCGGGCAGCGCGGGATGCTGTGCTTCGTCGCCGGCGCGGCGATTTCGTTGACGCTCGATTCGGTGCTGCATGGCATGCACGGCGGCGCGCGGATGATGCAACTGGGCGCGGGCCTCGCCGCGGATGCCTGCGCGCTCGCGCTGATGCTGAGCATCGCGCGCTCCGATCTGCTGTTGCAGCGGCTGCGCCGCGCCTCCGCCGCCGCCGCCGCCACGTGA
- the rarD gene encoding EamA family transporter RarD, with protein sequence MTGAGDDPQAARGIALSVAASALFALLSAYAKLLAPLTGLDIFAWRIIWTAPGALAVVALRGRWPALRELLARAFASRRLALSLAASAGLLGLQLWLFLWAPLHGRMLEVSLGYFLLPLTMVLVGRFHYHERLSALQWLALACAAAGVAHEIWATRAFAWPTLVVALGYPPYFVLRRRVNADSLALFSVEMLALLPIAAAMLAAGGTSVARRPLLWAMLLPGLGAISTLALASYLKASRMLPMALFGILGYVEPVLLVAVAVLVLGEALSWQQLATYAPIWAAVALTAWHGFLIARR encoded by the coding sequence TTGACGGGCGCGGGTGACGATCCGCAGGCGGCGCGCGGGATCGCGCTGTCGGTCGCGGCATCGGCGCTGTTCGCGCTGCTGTCCGCGTATGCGAAGCTGCTCGCGCCGCTGACGGGCCTCGACATTTTCGCGTGGCGGATCATATGGACCGCGCCCGGCGCGCTCGCGGTCGTCGCGCTGCGCGGCCGCTGGCCCGCGTTGCGCGAGCTGCTCGCGCGCGCGTTCGCGAGCCGGCGGCTCGCGCTGTCGCTCGCGGCGAGCGCGGGGTTGCTCGGCCTGCAGCTCTGGCTGTTCCTGTGGGCGCCGCTGCACGGCCGGATGCTCGAAGTGTCGCTCGGCTATTTCCTGCTGCCGCTGACGATGGTGCTCGTCGGGCGCTTCCACTATCACGAACGCCTGAGCGCGCTGCAATGGTTGGCGCTCGCGTGCGCGGCGGCGGGCGTCGCGCACGAAATTTGGGCGACGCGCGCGTTCGCCTGGCCGACGCTCGTCGTCGCGCTCGGCTATCCGCCTTACTTCGTGTTGAGACGCCGCGTGAACGCTGATTCGCTTGCGCTGTTCTCGGTCGAGATGCTCGCGCTGCTGCCCATTGCGGCCGCGATGCTCGCGGCGGGCGGCACGAGCGTCGCCCGCCGGCCGCTGTTGTGGGCGATGCTGCTGCCGGGCCTCGGCGCGATCAGCACGCTCGCGCTCGCGAGCTACCTGAAGGCGAGCCGCATGCTGCCGATGGCGCTCTTCGGGATTCTCGGCTACGTCGAGCCGGTGCTGCTCGTCGCGGTGGCCGTGCTCGTGCTCGGCGAGGCGCTGTCGTGGCAGCAGCTCGCGACGTATGCGCCGATCTGGGCGGCCGTCGCGCTGACCGCGTGGCACGGTTTTCTGATCGCGCGGCGATAG
- a CDS encoding acylphosphatase has product MSGDDLDERIETYYVRVRGVVQGVGFRHATVREAHALKLRGWVANLDDGSVEAMLQGSAPQIDRMLAWLRHGPPAAHVTEVTFEEHRTDKRFERFQQH; this is encoded by the coding sequence ATGAGCGGCGACGATCTGGACGAGCGGATCGAAACCTATTACGTGCGGGTGCGCGGCGTGGTGCAGGGCGTGGGCTTCCGGCACGCGACCGTGCGCGAGGCGCACGCGCTGAAGCTGCGCGGCTGGGTGGCGAACCTCGACGACGGCTCGGTCGAGGCGATGCTGCAAGGCTCCGCGCCGCAGATCGACAGGATGCTCGCGTGGCTGCGGCACGGCCCGCCCGCCGCGCACGTGACCGAGGTGACGTTCGAGGAGCACCGGACCGACAAGCGCTTCGAGCGCTTCCAGCAGCATTGA